Proteins from a single region of Runella sp. SP2:
- the rpmI gene encoding 50S ribosomal protein L35 gives MPKVKTNSGAKKRFKMTGTGKVKRKHAFHSHILTKKSTKRKRGLVGFTVVDDTNMDRIRLMLKF, from the coding sequence ATGCCAAAAGTTAAAACCAATTCAGGTGCCAAGAAGCGTTTTAAAATGACTGGCACTGGTAAAGTTAAGCGTAAACACGCTTTCCACAGCCATATTTTGACTAAGAAATCAACAAAACGTAAGCGTGGCCTTGTTGGGTTCACGGTTGTTGATGACACAAATATGGATCGCATCCGTTTGATGCTCAAGTTCTAG
- a CDS encoding Uma2 family endonuclease, producing MSQVLNIPSMDTMNDDEFFAFCEANRRNGMHFERDKYGRIIFISPTGSVGGHNDGEIFVEVKLWNRGTNQGFVFPSSTGFTLPDKSIKSPDVAWIHRERWEQVPSALRKKFAPICPDFVVEVISESDTWSEHVDKMKEWVANGCELGWLIDPNEKTYMIFSPQNTNPEKQPFGVISGGEVLKGLEIDLTTVFEDID from the coding sequence ATGTCCCAAGTACTGAACATACCTTCCATGGATACCATGAACGACGATGAGTTCTTTGCTTTTTGCGAGGCAAATCGTCGCAATGGAATGCACTTTGAGCGGGACAAATACGGAAGAATCATTTTTATATCACCTACTGGAAGTGTTGGAGGCCACAACGATGGCGAAATTTTTGTTGAAGTAAAACTTTGGAATAGAGGTACTAACCAAGGTTTTGTATTTCCTTCATCAACAGGTTTTACCCTGCCTGATAAATCCATCAAGTCGCCTGATGTAGCTTGGATACATCGCGAGCGATGGGAGCAAGTTCCTTCGGCTTTACGGAAAAAATTTGCCCCTATATGCCCTGATTTTGTGGTAGAAGTAATTTCAGAATCAGACACTTGGTCGGAGCATGTTGACAAAATGAAAGAATGGGTAGCCAACGGTTGCGAATTGGGTTGGTTGATTGATCCCAACGAAAAAACATACATGATTTTTAGTCCTCAAAATACCAATCCTGAAAAACAGCCGTTTGGTGTTATCAGCGGGGGAGAGGTCTTAAAAGGATTAGAAATTGACCTAACAACGGTTTTTGAAGATATTGATTAA
- a CDS encoding helix-turn-helix domain-containing protein: MEKTVSAEKCRNSIKALEDAMYVIGGKWTLRVIIALKDGHTRFNDLQRTIDGISAKVLSGVLKDLEQNGFVKRKVDTGIPVVVEYELLSYADTLQDVLSALVLWGEMHREKVIRGEEELV, from the coding sequence ATGGAAAAAACAGTCAGTGCCGAAAAGTGTAGAAACTCCATCAAAGCTTTGGAAGACGCCATGTATGTCATTGGTGGAAAATGGACATTACGCGTAATAATTGCCCTGAAAGATGGGCATACACGCTTCAATGACCTACAAAGAACTATTGATGGCATCTCAGCCAAAGTACTTTCGGGGGTATTAAAAGACTTGGAACAAAATGGTTTTGTCAAAAGAAAAGTGGACACTGGCATACCAGTGGTAGTGGAATACGAACTACTGTCTTATGCCGATACCCTGCAAGATGTGCTTTCGGCTTTGGTTTTATGGGGCGAGATGCACCGAGAAAAAGTGATAAGAGGAGAAGAGGAGTTGGTTTGA
- the rseP gene encoding RIP metalloprotease RseP, with protein MEILVMVGQLILGLSILVGLHEWGHLITAKMFGMRVEKYFIGFPPKIWSIQRGETEYGFGAVPLGGFVKISGMVDESLDTKNLTAEPEPWEFRAKPAWQRLIVMLGGIIVNVITGIIIFVAITYSEGYDYIATKDVKYGIVAHKLGQEIGLRTGDKIVAINGKPFDDFAEVRKVFLESNSYYTVERNGEKVDIYVPNNFIEKISDKKNAGEFIDPIYPFSIREVTPGMPASKSGLLAGDKIVKVNNQPIQFYHEIRDALSNLKNKKAVLEIDRKGKIVTLNVDVPEDGKIGFYPELGLTTTHIDYSFGESIAIGTQKAFSVVTDNIRGFGKIFRGEVSASKALSGPIGIAQMFGGIWDWSRFWFLTGLLSMVLAFMNILPIPALDGGHSVLLIYEMVTGHKPSDKFLEAAQKVGMVILLGLMVFAFGNDIFKLFR; from the coding sequence ATGGAAATTTTAGTAATGGTGGGACAGTTGATTCTGGGACTGTCGATTTTAGTAGGATTACACGAATGGGGGCATCTTATCACAGCCAAGATGTTCGGAATGCGAGTAGAAAAGTATTTCATTGGGTTTCCTCCCAAAATATGGTCGATTCAACGTGGTGAAACAGAATATGGTTTTGGAGCCGTGCCACTAGGCGGTTTTGTGAAAATTTCGGGAATGGTGGATGAGTCGTTGGATACCAAAAACTTAACGGCAGAACCTGAACCGTGGGAATTTCGTGCCAAACCTGCTTGGCAGCGTTTGATTGTGATGTTGGGCGGAATTATTGTGAACGTCATTACAGGTATTATCATTTTTGTGGCCATTACGTATTCGGAAGGATACGACTACATCGCTACAAAAGATGTGAAATACGGAATTGTGGCTCACAAACTTGGTCAAGAAATTGGACTTCGCACGGGCGATAAAATTGTGGCAATCAACGGTAAACCATTTGATGACTTTGCCGAAGTTCGTAAAGTATTTTTGGAGTCAAACAGCTATTATACGGTAGAGCGTAACGGTGAAAAAGTGGATATTTATGTACCAAATAATTTCATCGAGAAGATTTCGGATAAGAAAAATGCAGGTGAGTTTATTGACCCCATTTATCCTTTTTCGATTAGAGAAGTGACACCTGGAATGCCTGCGTCTAAATCGGGATTATTGGCAGGGGATAAAATTGTAAAGGTAAATAACCAGCCAATTCAGTTTTACCACGAAATCAGAGATGCACTTTCCAATCTGAAAAATAAAAAAGCAGTGTTGGAAATCGACCGTAAAGGAAAAATCGTAACACTGAACGTAGATGTACCCGAAGACGGTAAAATAGGTTTTTATCCAGAATTAGGTCTCACAACCACGCATATTGATTACTCTTTTGGTGAATCAATTGCGATTGGTACTCAAAAAGCCTTCAGCGTAGTGACTGACAATATTCGCGGGTTTGGTAAAATATTCCGTGGTGAGGTGTCAGCTTCTAAAGCGTTGAGTGGGCCAATCGGTATTGCTCAAATGTTTGGTGGAATTTGGGATTGGAGCCGTTTTTGGTTCCTCACGGGCTTGTTATCAATGGTATTGGCATTTATGAACATCCTGCCGATTCCAGCCCTTGATGGTGGACACTCTGTTTTGTTGATTTATGAAATGGTAACGGGTCACAAGCCGTCAGATAAGTTTTTGGAAGCCGCCCAAAAAGTGGGAATGGTGATTCTACTTGGATTGATGGTGTTCGCCTTTGGAAACGATATTTTTAAACTCTTCCGTTAG
- a CDS encoding HYC_CC_PP family protein yields MKLMFRRFLAFFMALVVLTASTGFGVVEHHCILRGKSLHLAALNKEKCGSCATTKESATPAGQTTIKKRTCCEDQQRYENVEVASSVTQWVAKLLKTTADWAVETFVAVFKVVFEFFLPTSAGSSSVYSFTSFFHGRNLLSFVQSFLI; encoded by the coding sequence ATGAAATTGATGTTCCGCCGTTTTCTTGCCTTTTTTATGGCACTTGTCGTTCTGACGGCAAGTACTGGCTTTGGCGTAGTCGAACATCATTGTATTCTGAGAGGAAAATCGCTGCATTTGGCTGCCCTTAACAAGGAAAAATGTGGCAGTTGCGCTACTACAAAAGAATCAGCAACCCCTGCTGGACAAACTACTATCAAAAAAAGAACTTGCTGCGAAGACCAACAGCGCTACGAAAACGTAGAGGTAGCGTCGTCGGTGACACAATGGGTAGCTAAGTTATTAAAAACAACGGCTGACTGGGCTGTCGAGACGTTTGTAGCGGTCTTCAAAGTTGTATTTGAGTTTTTCTTGCCCACTTCGGCGGGTTCTTCTTCTGTTTATTCTTTCACTTCTTTTTTTCACGGGCGAAACCTGCTTTCGTTTGTGCAGTCTTTTTTGATTTAG
- a CDS encoding enolase C-terminal domain-like protein produces the protein MKRRHFLHHSAMMALSAPLISNATAGGYFDPQIADLSSHKIAEIAFTQVQLKWPRFVGKNARRDIHGYGPKVNVCVLTTDQGAKGWGMHGRRNDEVIAYLKGKRVSDLFQPALGVTDPQALPFDVPLHDLAGVILNKPVYELMGRKKPITTKCYSGMIYFDELEPKEGHVTTLPNGLDNIIANCSADYKLGYRQFKLKIGRGNIWMPKQEGLQRDIEVTKLVHKTFPDCDILVDANDGYTADMAIAYLKGIDGIPLFWFEEPFAETVADYRKLKDWLKANNVKTLLADGEANPNQQLLRELEEQKLIDVHITDIMGYGFTPWRKIMPELQKMGILASPHAFGEQLKSFYTAHLTGALGNTVTIEGVPCTCEDVDFSLYKIVNSEFIPPKAPGFGMKLLKA, from the coding sequence ATGAAACGCAGACACTTTCTTCACCACAGCGCCATGATGGCCTTGAGTGCTCCGCTTATTTCTAACGCCACAGCAGGTGGGTATTTTGATCCTCAAATTGCGGATTTGTCATCGCACAAAATTGCGGAGATTGCCTTTACCCAAGTACAACTCAAATGGCCGCGTTTTGTGGGAAAAAATGCGCGTCGTGACATTCATGGTTACGGCCCCAAAGTGAACGTTTGTGTGCTGACTACCGACCAAGGTGCGAAGGGCTGGGGAATGCACGGCCGCCGAAACGACGAAGTGATTGCATATTTGAAGGGGAAACGAGTATCCGACCTGTTTCAACCCGCACTTGGCGTTACTGACCCTCAAGCGTTGCCTTTTGATGTGCCGCTGCACGATTTGGCTGGCGTAATCCTCAACAAACCTGTGTATGAGTTGATGGGGCGCAAAAAGCCCATTACGACGAAGTGCTACAGCGGCATGATTTATTTTGATGAACTTGAACCCAAAGAAGGCCATGTTACCACCTTACCCAACGGCCTCGATAACATTATTGCCAACTGTAGCGCAGATTATAAATTGGGTTATCGGCAGTTCAAACTTAAAATTGGGAGGGGTAATATTTGGATGCCCAAACAGGAAGGTTTGCAACGCGACATTGAAGTGACGAAGCTTGTTCATAAGACATTTCCCGATTGTGATATTTTGGTCGATGCCAACGATGGCTACACTGCCGACATGGCCATCGCTTATCTAAAAGGCATTGATGGCATTCCACTGTTTTGGTTTGAAGAACCCTTTGCCGAAACCGTGGCAGATTACCGAAAGCTAAAAGACTGGTTGAAAGCCAACAACGTCAAAACGTTGCTGGCCGATGGTGAAGCCAATCCAAATCAACAACTGTTGCGCGAACTTGAGGAACAAAAACTGATTGATGTTCACATCACCGACATCATGGGTTACGGCTTTACGCCTTGGCGCAAAATCATGCCTGAACTTCAAAAAATGGGTATTTTGGCTTCACCGCACGCGTTTGGAGAACAGCTAAAATCGTTCTACACCGCCCATTTGACAGGGGCTTTGGGGAATACCGTCACCATCGAAGGAGTACCCTGTACTTGTGAGGACGTTGATTTTAGCCTTTATAAAATTGTCAACAGCGAATTTATCCCTCCCAAAGCACCAGGTTTTGGCATGAAACTACTCAAGGCATAG
- a CDS encoding DUF6702 family protein: MDYNAKEKSFEVSIRVFTDDLEKVLSKDNGGQKFTVVNEDKNDPYVEKYVRKHFALVTTAKQKKPYSYIGKEQEADATWIYVEIPCSEAITGFSLQNSIMLDFFDDQVNLVNFNYQGQKKSYIFKNEDKVLPLGL; this comes from the coding sequence ATGGACTATAATGCAAAAGAAAAGTCGTTTGAGGTGAGTATTCGGGTGTTTACGGACGACTTGGAAAAAGTGCTTTCTAAAGACAACGGAGGACAAAAATTTACAGTAGTCAATGAAGATAAAAATGACCCGTACGTCGAAAAATATGTCCGAAAACATTTTGCGCTAGTCACTACTGCCAAGCAAAAAAAGCCGTATTCGTACATTGGAAAAGAACAAGAGGCCGACGCTACTTGGATCTATGTAGAAATCCCTTGTTCGGAGGCTATTACAGGTTTTTCATTGCAAAATAGCATCATGCTTGATTTCTTTGACGACCAAGTGAATCTCGTTAACTTCAACTACCAAGGCCAGAAGAAGTCGTATATCTTTAAAAATGAGGATAAAGTTCTGCCCCTTGGATTGTAA
- a CDS encoding alpha/beta fold hydrolase gives MNKLTVKDGTEIYYKDLGQGQPIFFHHGWPLSSDDWDAQMMFFLEKGFRVIAHDRRGHGRSTQTYQGNDMDTYAADVAELTAHLDLKNAIHVGHSTGGGEAIRYAAKYGKDRVAKVVLISAITPYMIADERNPDGVPLAVFDDIRHNTQHNRAQFYQDITIPFFGYNREGADVKKGIQDNWWRQGMMGGIKAQYDCVKVFSETDFTEDLKSVSIPVLVLHGEDDQIVPYATTAVKAHELLQNGTLILYPGFSHGMPTTEAATINNDILTFINQ, from the coding sequence ATGAACAAGTTAACAGTTAAAGACGGAACAGAAATTTACTACAAAGATTTAGGCCAAGGTCAACCCATTTTCTTCCACCACGGATGGCCGCTATCATCTGACGATTGGGATGCCCAAATGATGTTTTTCCTCGAAAAAGGATTTAGAGTAATTGCACACGACCGCCGTGGACATGGTCGCTCTACCCAAACTTACCAAGGAAACGACATGGATACGTATGCAGCCGACGTAGCCGAACTTACCGCCCACCTCGACCTCAAAAATGCCATACACGTTGGACACTCAACAGGCGGTGGTGAAGCCATCAGATACGCCGCAAAATATGGCAAAGACAGGGTAGCCAAAGTGGTTTTGATCAGTGCCATCACGCCATATATGATTGCTGATGAAAGAAATCCGGATGGAGTGCCATTGGCAGTATTTGACGACATTCGTCACAATACGCAACACAACAGAGCTCAGTTTTACCAAGACATTACTATTCCGTTTTTTGGATATAACCGAGAAGGTGCCGATGTAAAAAAAGGAATCCAAGATAATTGGTGGAGACAAGGCATGATGGGAGGTATTAAGGCTCAGTATGATTGTGTAAAAGTATTTTCTGAAACCGATTTTACCGAAGATTTAAAAAGCGTAAGCATTCCAGTATTGGTATTGCACGGTGAAGACGACCAGATTGTGCCTTATGCGACCACGGCGGTAAAAGCACATGAATTGCTACAAAACGGTACGCTTATTTTATACCCAGGTTTCTCTCACGGTATGCCAACAACCGAAGCCGCAACCATCAACAACGATATTTTAACATTCATCAACCAATAA
- a CDS encoding 1-deoxy-D-xylulose-5-phosphate reductoisomerase, with amino-acid sequence MKFPQKHIAILGSTGSIGTQALDVVAAHPESFTVEILTAQNNAELLIEQAAAFRPNVVVIANESLYDKVFDALDPLGIQVYAGAKAIADVVQMDSIDTVLTSMVGYSGLIPTVKAIEAGKQIALANKETLVVAGELVTALAREKGVNIYPVDSEHSAIFQCIVGEFHNPIEKILLTASGGPFRGKTRDELLQVTKAQALKHPNWSMGAKITIDSASLMNKGLEVIEAKWLFGLEASQIEVVVHPQSIIHSMVQFEDGSIKAQMGLPDMRLPIQFALTYPHRLKADFPRFNFAQYPSLTFEQPDLKTFRNLQFAFDALERGGNMACIVNAANEVAVAAFLQDKVGFLQMSDLIETCMNTVAFIQQPTLDDYIETDTETRRVAESLMSKFENLKI; translated from the coding sequence ATGAAGTTTCCCCAAAAACACATAGCCATTCTTGGCTCTACGGGTTCGATTGGAACCCAAGCACTCGACGTAGTAGCGGCTCATCCAGAGTCGTTTACGGTCGAAATCCTTACCGCTCAAAACAACGCTGAACTGCTGATTGAGCAAGCCGCAGCGTTTCGTCCCAATGTGGTGGTCATAGCCAATGAGTCGTTGTACGACAAAGTATTTGACGCCCTCGACCCCCTCGGGATTCAGGTCTATGCAGGGGCAAAGGCCATTGCAGACGTGGTACAAATGGACTCCATTGATACTGTATTGACCTCAATGGTAGGCTATTCGGGGCTGATTCCAACCGTAAAAGCCATTGAAGCAGGTAAGCAAATCGCCTTGGCCAATAAAGAAACTTTGGTGGTGGCGGGAGAATTGGTGACGGCTTTAGCACGCGAAAAAGGGGTGAATATTTACCCTGTTGACTCCGAACATTCGGCCATATTTCAGTGTATCGTGGGAGAATTTCATAACCCCATCGAAAAAATATTGCTGACTGCTTCGGGTGGACCTTTTCGGGGAAAAACCCGCGATGAACTTTTGCAGGTGACCAAAGCCCAAGCCCTAAAACATCCCAACTGGAGCATGGGGGCTAAGATTACCATAGATTCAGCTTCGTTGATGAACAAAGGCTTGGAAGTCATTGAAGCAAAATGGTTGTTTGGACTAGAAGCATCGCAAATTGAAGTAGTGGTGCATCCCCAAAGCATTATTCACTCGATGGTACAATTTGAAGATGGAAGTATCAAAGCCCAGATGGGATTACCTGATATGCGCCTCCCGATTCAGTTTGCGCTGACCTATCCACACCGCTTAAAGGCCGATTTCCCTCGCTTCAACTTTGCTCAGTATCCATCTCTCACATTTGAGCAACCCGACTTAAAAACTTTTCGTAATTTGCAATTCGCTTTCGATGCACTCGAACGGGGCGGAAACATGGCCTGCATTGTGAATGCAGCCAATGAAGTGGCGGTAGCGGCGTTTTTACAAGATAAAGTAGGTTTTCTGCAAATGTCGGACCTTATCGAAACTTGTATGAACACCGTAGCGTTTATTCAACAACCAACCCTCGACGATTATATCGAAACCGACACCGAAACACGCCGTGTAGCTGAAAGTTTAATGAGTAAATTTGAAAATTTGAAAATTTGA
- a CDS encoding alpha/beta fold hydrolase, translating to MKKSVALIAILVSLFTHVVSAQNNRKPASAGRLEYIEVEKNVRLHVTDLGEGQPIVLIHGWPLSDEMYEYQYQYLSRKGFRVIGITLRGFGKSDKPYGRYDFDVFSDDIKVVLEKLKIENAVLGGFSMGGAVVIHYVTKYNAAHISKLALFGAAAPSWRKRDGAPFGISEADGNGLVLQTMTARQDLIAGFGAAFPAKEGNISKNVEKWLENINLEASPYAITESIKALLNLDLRPQLSKINIPVAIFHGTQDKLCSFELANELNKGIKNSRIIRFENSGHALFVEESEKFNTELEKFAKQ from the coding sequence ATGAAAAAGTCAGTTGCATTAATCGCCATTTTAGTTTCTCTATTTACTCACGTCGTTTCGGCACAAAACAATAGAAAACCCGCTTCGGCAGGCAGATTAGAATACATTGAAGTAGAAAAAAACGTAAGACTTCATGTAACCGACCTTGGCGAAGGTCAACCAATTGTGTTAATTCATGGATGGCCACTGAGCGATGAAATGTATGAGTACCAATACCAATATTTGAGTCGTAAAGGCTTCCGAGTCATTGGTATTACACTTCGTGGTTTCGGAAAGTCAGACAAACCGTATGGACGTTATGATTTCGATGTTTTTTCGGACGATATTAAGGTAGTTTTAGAAAAGCTAAAAATAGAAAATGCGGTTTTGGGCGGTTTTTCGATGGGTGGTGCGGTCGTTATTCACTATGTAACCAAGTATAATGCGGCTCATATTAGCAAATTGGCGCTATTTGGTGCAGCTGCTCCTTCTTGGAGAAAAAGAGACGGTGCCCCGTTTGGAATCTCGGAAGCTGATGGCAACGGGTTGGTTTTACAAACGATGACCGCCAGACAAGATTTAATTGCAGGCTTTGGAGCTGCATTTCCTGCCAAAGAAGGGAATATTTCTAAAAATGTAGAAAAATGGTTAGAAAACATCAATTTAGAAGCTTCACCTTATGCCATTACGGAGTCTATAAAAGCCCTTTTAAACCTTGATTTACGTCCACAACTATCTAAAATCAACATTCCAGTGGCGATTTTTCATGGCACACAAGACAAATTATGTTCATTTGAACTTGCCAATGAGTTGAATAAAGGCATTAAAAACTCCCGTATCATTCGCTTCGAAAACAGTGGCCACGCCTTATTCGTAGAAGAGTCAGAAAAATTCAATACCGAACTTGAAAAGTTTGCCAAACAGTAA
- a CDS encoding FMN-dependent NADH-azoreductase yields MSTKNVLHIKTSINGDASKSNQLSNSIIDKLKNTYSECAVETLDLSKNPLPFLTAEMYQAFSTPKDARSLTQLEVIQPSDMAIKQLKNADILVLAVPLYNFSIPANLKAWLDQIARANETFSYATGSPQGLLTGKKVYLAIASGGVYSEGMMKAYDFTENYLRTVLGFMGLTDVSTFRLEGIFVPNIGEQAVSKALETVEEFSF; encoded by the coding sequence ATGTCAACAAAGAACGTCCTTCACATTAAAACAAGCATCAACGGCGATGCTTCTAAAAGCAATCAGCTCTCGAACTCAATCATTGATAAGCTAAAAAACACTTATTCGGAGTGCGCAGTTGAAACACTGGATTTATCGAAAAACCCGCTTCCATTTCTTACTGCCGAAATGTACCAAGCTTTTTCTACCCCAAAAGATGCACGTAGTCTAACACAGTTGGAGGTGATTCAACCCTCTGATATGGCCATTAAACAGCTCAAAAATGCCGATATTCTTGTTTTGGCAGTGCCGTTGTATAACTTTAGCATTCCAGCCAATCTAAAAGCATGGCTTGACCAAATTGCCCGTGCCAATGAAACCTTTAGCTATGCGACGGGTTCGCCCCAAGGTTTATTAACGGGCAAAAAAGTCTATTTGGCCATAGCGTCGGGCGGTGTCTATTCAGAAGGCATGATGAAAGCGTATGATTTTACGGAGAATTATTTACGAACTGTTCTTGGGTTTATGGGCCTAACAGATGTTAGCACTTTTCGTTTAGAGGGTATTTTTGTACCAAACATAGGCGAACAAGCCGTTTCGAAAGCCTTAGAAACGGTGGAAGAATTTAGTTTTTAA
- a CDS encoding pyridoxamine 5'-phosphate oxidase family protein, with product MAKNFAEIGFSSAAKKLQEKVGSRTAYASMEAQTTYNGMSKFEQSFIAQRDSFYMATSGGNGFPYIQHRGGPKGFLKVLDANRLGFIDFKGNMQYITVGNLATNNKVSLFLVDYPNKKRLKIYATAEVVELKDNPELHHLLDLEGYKFRPERMMVFHVEAYDWNCPQHITPRFTVEEIEEVLKPQYEHIKNLETEIAELKEKLAKRIAN from the coding sequence ATGGCAAAGAATTTCGCAGAAATTGGTTTTAGCTCGGCAGCCAAAAAGCTACAAGAAAAAGTGGGTAGCCGTACCGCTTATGCCAGTATGGAAGCCCAAACTACTTACAACGGCATGAGCAAATTTGAGCAAAGTTTCATTGCTCAGCGTGACAGTTTCTACATGGCTACTTCTGGCGGAAATGGGTTTCCCTATATCCAACACCGAGGAGGACCAAAAGGCTTTTTAAAAGTATTGGATGCCAATCGGCTAGGTTTCATTGACTTCAAAGGCAATATGCAATACATTACGGTGGGGAATCTGGCTACCAACAACAAAGTATCGCTTTTTCTGGTCGATTATCCCAACAAAAAACGTTTGAAAATCTATGCAACGGCCGAAGTGGTGGAGTTGAAAGATAACCCCGAATTACACCATTTGCTTGATTTGGAGGGGTATAAATTTCGTCCCGAGCGTATGATGGTTTTCCATGTGGAAGCCTACGATTGGAATTGTCCACAGCATATTACGCCACGATTTACGGTTGAAGAAATAGAGGAAGTGTTAAAACCTCAATACGAACACATTAAAAATTTAGAAACCGAAATTGCTGAGCTAAAAGAGAAGCTGGCTAAACGTATTGCAAACTAA
- a CDS encoding TetR/AcrR family transcriptional regulator produces the protein MDTKKNIENTAARLFYEQGYNSTGINQIIAEAGVAKASLYAHFPSKIDILKKYLQNTSETSMEVFRSIVEQKQTPKDKVLSVFDSLLTFSNETSFNGCQFLNIAAEIPQSNEDVLALIQGHKNKVRQLFVEILEPINKENVADQLYILFEGALASSKVFKDKWTLETTRKIVEQLI, from the coding sequence ATGGACACCAAAAAAAATATTGAAAATACCGCCGCACGATTGTTTTACGAACAAGGCTACAATTCGACGGGAATCAACCAAATTATTGCCGAAGCAGGTGTTGCCAAAGCCAGTCTATACGCTCATTTTCCGTCGAAAATAGACATTCTGAAAAAGTATTTACAAAACACCTCAGAAACCTCAATGGAGGTTTTCCGTAGTATAGTTGAGCAAAAACAGACGCCAAAAGACAAAGTGCTTAGTGTTTTTGATTCTTTGCTCACCTTTTCTAATGAAACGAGCTTCAACGGTTGCCAATTTTTAAACATTGCCGCCGAAATTCCCCAATCCAACGAAGACGTACTTGCCTTGATTCAAGGTCATAAAAACAAGGTTCGTCAGTTATTCGTCGAAATTCTTGAACCAATTAATAAAGAAAATGTAGCAGATCAATTATACATTCTTTTTGAAGGAGCTTTGGCAAGTAGCAAGGTTTTCAAAGACAAATGGACGCTTGAGACAACCCGCAAAATCGTCGAGCAATTAATTTGA
- the rplT gene encoding 50S ribosomal protein L20, with product MPRSVNHVASRARRKKVLKLAKGYYGRRKNVWTVAKNAVERGLNYAYVGRKQKKRNFRALWIQRINAAARQEGLSYSALMGKVHAAGVELNRKVLADLAMNHPEAFKAVVEKVK from the coding sequence ATGCCACGTTCGGTAAACCATGTTGCGTCGCGGGCTCGTCGCAAGAAAGTATTAAAATTAGCCAAAGGTTACTACGGTCGTCGTAAAAACGTATGGACAGTAGCCAAAAACGCCGTTGAGCGCGGTCTTAACTACGCTTATGTCGGTCGTAAACAAAAGAAAAGAAATTTCCGTGCCTTGTGGATTCAGCGTATCAACGCTGCGGCTCGTCAAGAAGGATTGTCTTATTCTGCATTGATGGGTAAAGTTCACGCGGCAGGTGTTGAGCTGAACCGTAAAGTACTTGCTGACCTTGCAATGAACCACCCAGAGGCGTTCAAGGCGGTAGTAGAAAAAGTAAAATAA